The Camelina sativa cultivar DH55 chromosome 18, Cs, whole genome shotgun sequence DNA window TCTAGCCATGGCTGCTATACTGATGGTTCAAGCCCAAGAATGTGGCAACGATCTAGGAAATGTGCAGGTGTGTGCCGCCATGGTGCTGCCGGGTTCAGGCAGACCGAATTCAGAATGTTGCGCCGCACTTCAATCAACTAACAGAGATTGTCTATGCAACGCTCTCCGCGCAGCCACCTCTCTTCCTGCGCTTTGTAACCTTCCTCCAGTGGATTGCGGTACTGATTTATTCACTTTTAACCGATAAGTTTGGAAAATTTGGTTCGTTCCAAGATGAGCATGAACAGAACAAATCTCATACATAGTTGAGTTTGGATACGCGCGGTAGCTTTGTACCAACATCTATACGATTTTATAAAATGATACAATAAAAAATTGTTGGGCTAAAAAAATTAGCCACATTTTAA harbors:
- the LOC104762362 gene encoding tapetum-specific protein A9-like; its protein translation is MASLKYLAAVLSVLFLAMAAILMVQAQECGNDLGNVQVCAAMVLPGSGRPNSECCAALQSTNRDCLCNALRAATSLPALCNLPPVDCGISA